A window of the Hevea brasiliensis isolate MT/VB/25A 57/8 chromosome 6, ASM3005281v1, whole genome shotgun sequence genome harbors these coding sequences:
- the LOC110635904 gene encoding periodic tryptophan protein 2 codes for MNYRFQNLLGAPYRGGNAIITQNTQLISPVGNRVSITDLVKSQTITLPVQSSSNIRRLAASPDGTFLLTVDENNRCHFINIPRRVVLHRITFKKPVNAIRFSPDGKFIAVATGKLVQIWRSPGFKKEYFAFELVRTLADCEDTVTALDWNLDCKYLLVGSKDLTARLFCVEKLQEGILNKPFLFLGHRDAVVGCFFGFDKKTKNVDKVYTIARDGYIFSWSYNGNDDKFSDDDEQDSEPPSPGTPERDGKGNLDSGSQSNLKKRKDFDGKDGNLGVKEGYLHKGKWELLRKDGFMQSQTKLTACDYHSLLDMVVVGFSNGVFGLYQMPDFVCIHLLSISREKITTAVFNETGNWLTFGCAKLGQLLVWEWRSESYILKQQGHYFDVNCLAYSPDSQLLATGADDNKVKVWTVSSGFCFVTFSEHTNAVTALHFMANNHCLLSASLDGTVRAWDLFRYRNFRTFTTPSSRQFVSLAADQSGEVICAGTLDSFEIFVWSMKTGRLLDVLSGHEGPVHGLMFSSTNAVLASSSWDKTVRLWDVFEGKGAVETFSHTHDVLTVVYRPDGRQLACSTLDGQIHFWDPINGLLMYTIEGRRDIAGGRLMTDRRSAANSTAGKCFTTLCYSADGSCILAGGSSKYICMYDVADQVLLRRFQITHNLSLDGVLDFLNSKKMTDAGPLDLIDDNDSDTEEGVDKQVRGKLGYDLPGSMPNRGRPIIRTKCLRIAPTGRNFSVATTEGVLVYSIDESFIFDPTDLDIDVTPEAVDEALNEDQPNRALIISLRLNEDSLIKKCIFAVNPLDIPVVASSVPYRYLQRLIEALADLLESCPHLEFILRWCQELCKAHGNSIQQNSRNLLPSLKSLQKAITRMHQDLSDTCSSNEYMLRYLCSASNKK; via the exons ATGAATTATAGATTCCAAAATTTGCTAGGAGCTCCCTACAGAGGAGGCAACGCTATAATCACCCAAAATACCCAATTAATCTCTCCGGTTGGTAATCGTGTTTCCATCACTGACCTTGTAAAATCCCAAACCATAACCCTTCCTGTCCAATCATCCTCTAACATCCGCCGTCTCGCTGCCTCCCCCGACGGCACCTTTCTTCTTACTGTTGACGAGAACAACCGCTGCCATTTCATTAATATACCACGCCGCGTGGTCCTCCACCGTATAACTTTCAAAAAACCCGTAAATGCCATCAGGTTTAGCCCCGACGGCAAGTTCATTGCGGTTGCCACAGGAAAATTGGTCCAAATATGGAGGTCCCCGGGGTTCAAGAAGGAATATTTCGCCTTCGAATTGGTTAGGACTCTTGCGGACTGCGAGGACACGGTTACGGCTTTGGATTGGAATTTAGATTGTAAGTATTTGTTAGTAGGGTCCAAGGACTTGACTGCGAGacttttttgtgttgagaaattgcaGGAAGGGATTTTGAATAAGCCTTTTTTGTTTTTGGGGCATAGAGATGCAGTTGTTGGGTGTTTCTTTGGTTTTGATAAGAAAACGAAAAATGTTGATAAGGTTTATACAATTGCCCGTGATGGTTATATTTTTAGCTGGAGTTATAATGGCAATGATGATAAATTCAGCGATGACGATGAGCAAGATTCAGAGCCACCCTCTCCAGGGACACCAGAGCGTGATGGCAAAGGGAATTTGGATAGTGGAAGCCAGAGTAACCTGAAAAAAAGAAAGGATTTTGATGGGAAGGATGGTAATTTGGGTGTAAAAGAGGGTTATTTGCATAAAGGGAAATGGGAATTGCTAAGGAAAGATGGGTTTATGCAATCTCAAACAAAATTGACTGCTTGTGATTACCATAGCTTGCTTGATATGGTGGTAGTAGGGTTTTCTAATGGTGTCTTTGGGTTATACCAAATGCCAGATTTTGTTTGCATTCATCTGTTGTCAATTTCGAGGGAAAAGATTACTACTGCTGTGTTTAATGAGACCGGGAATTGGTTAACATTTGGATGTGCAAAGTTAGGGCAACTGCTTGTGTGGGAATGGCGGTCAGAGAGTTATATATTGAAGCAACAAGGGCATTACTTTGATGTGAATTGCTTGGCTTATTCACCAGATTCACAATTATTGGCTACTGGGGCAGATGATAACAAAGTGAAG GTGTGGACTGTTTCATCAGGCTTTTGTTTTGTAACATTCTCAGAGCACACTAATGCAGTTACTGCACTCCATTTTATGGCTAATAACCATTGTCTTTTGAGTGCATCATTGGATGGGACAGTTCGTGCATGGGATTTATTTCGCTATCGAAATTTTAGGACATTTACCACCCCTTCTTCAAGGCAGTTTGTTTCTTTAGCAGCAGACCAAAGTGGTGAAGTAATTTGTGCAGGAACTTTGGATTCTTTTGAG ATATTTGTTTGGTCAATGAAGACCGGCCGTTTGTTGGATGTCCTTAGTGGACATGAAGGCCCTGTGCATGGATTGATGTTTTCTTCTACAAAT GCAGTGTTAGCTTCATCATCATGGGACAAAACTGTTCGCTTGTGGGATgtttttgaaggaaaaggtgctGTTGAAACATTTTCTCATACGCATGATGTTCTTACGGTAGTTTATCGCCCAGATGGCAGGCAATTGGCTTGCAGCACCTTAGATGGGCAGATTCATTTCTGGGACCCTATCAATGGCTTGTTAATGTACACCATTGAGGGCCGTAGGGATATTGCTGGAGGACGCCTCATGACTGATCGTAGATCAGCTGCTAATTCAACTGCAGGAAAGTGCTTCACAACTTTATGCTATTCTGCAGATGGAAGTTGCATACTAGCTGGTGGAAGTAGCAAATACATCTGTATGTATGACGTTGCTGATCAG GTTCTTTTGCGCCGTTTTCAGATAACCCACAACCTCTCACTAGATGGAGTGCTTGATTTCTTGAACTCAAAGAAAATGACAGATGCTGGTCCACTTGATTTAATTGATGATAATGACTCTGATACAGAAGAAGGTGTTGATAAACAAGTTCGCGGAAAGTTGGGTTATGATTTACCAGGGTCCATGCCCAATCGTGGAAGGCCTATTATTCGAACAAAATGCCTGAGAATTGCACCCACTGGTAGGAACTTTTCTGTGGCAACAACGGAAGGAGTTCTAGTTTATTCAATTGATGAATCTTTTATCTTTGATCCCACGGATCTTGACATAGATGTTACACCAGAG GCAGTTGATGAAGCACTAAATGAGGATCAACCAAACAGAGCTTTGATTATCAGCCTTCGCCTGAATGAGGATTCTCTAATAAAGAAGTGCATTTTTGCTgtcaacccattagatataccagTTGTCGCCTCCTCAGTCCCTTACAGATATCTACAAAGGTTAATAGAGGCACTTGCTGATCTTTTGGAAAGCTGTCCACACTTGGAGTTTATACTTCGTTGGTGTCAG GAGCTATGCAAAGCTCATGGTAACTCTATTCAACAGAATTCCAGAAATCTTCTTCCATCTTTAAAATCTTTGCAGAAGGCTATTACCAGAATGCATCAGGACTTGTCAGATACTTGTTCTTCTAATGAATATATGCTCCGATATTTATGCTCTGCAAGCAATAAGAAATGA
- the LOC110635911 gene encoding uncharacterized protein LOC110635911 isoform X1: MSYQQHPSMGSGSRTARRTFEFGRTYVVRPKGKHQATIVWLHGLGDNGSSWSQLLEGLPLPNIKWICPTAPTRPVALFGGFPCTAWFDVGEISENSPDDWEGLDASAAHIANLLSTEPTDVKVGIGGFSMGAATALYSATCAALGRHGNGSMYPIDLRAVVGLSGWLPGSRGLRNKIEGSHEAARRAASLPILLCHGTNDDVAPYNYGEKSAHVLNSAGFRHLTFKPYDGLGHYTVPKEMDEVRNWLTAKLNLEGSRS; the protein is encoded by the exons ATGAGCTACCAACAACATCCTTCTATGGGTTCTG GTAGTAGAACTGCCAGAAGAACTTTTGAGTTTGGGAGGACTTACGTGGTGAGGCCTAAAGGGAAACATCAAGCCACTATAGTCTGGTTACATGGTCTTGGTGACAACGGTTCAAG TTGGTCCCAGCTCCTGGAAGGCCTTCCTCTTCCAAAT ATTAAATGGATTTGTCCAACTGCTCCTACACGTCCTGTGGCACTTTTCGGTGGATTTCCTTGCACTGCAT GGTTTGATGTGGGTGAGATTTCAGAAAATAGTCCAGATGATTGGGAGGGTTTAGATGCCTCAGCAGCACATATTGCAAATTTACTGTCAACAGAGCCCACTGATG TTAAAGTTGGCATTGGAGGCTTCAGTATGGGTGCTGCAACAGCACTGTACTCTGCAACTTGTGCTGCACTGGGACGACATGGAAATGGCAGTATGTACCCTATCGACCTCAGAGCAGTGGTTGGACTAAGTGGCTGGCTTCCAGGTTCAAG GGGCTTAAGGAACAAAATAGAAGGATCACATGAGGCTGCAAGGCGTGCTGCATCCTTGCCCATTTTGCTTTGTCATGGAACAA ATGATGATGTAGCCCCCTATAACTATGGAGAGAAATCTGCCCACGTCTTAAATTCAGCTGGTTTTCGACATCTCACATTCAAACCATATGATGG GCTTGGGCATTACACAGTTCCTAAAGAAATGGATGAGGTTCGCAATTGGCTCACAGCAAAACTGAACCTTGAGGGATCACGCTCATAG
- the LOC110635911 gene encoding uncharacterized protein LOC110635911 isoform X3, whose product MPPLFEFLRGFRLQYIAGLLFSHSLNIGGAFSCTAKMSYQQHPSMGSGSRTARRTFEFGRTYVVRPKGKHQATIVWLHGLGDNGSSWSQLLEGLPLPNIKWICPTAPTRPVALFGGFPCTAWFDVGEISENSPDDWEGLDASAAHIANLLSTEPTDVKVGIGGFSMGAATALYSATCAALGRHGNGSMYPIDLRAVVGLSGWLPGSRGLRNKIEGSHEAARRAASLPILLCHGTNDDVAPYNYGEKSAHVLNSAGFRHLTFKPYDGLGHYTVPKEMDEVRNWLTAKLNLEGSRS is encoded by the exons ATGCCTCCACTTTTTGAGTTTCTACGTGGTTTCAGACTCCAATATATAGCTGGT CTCCTCTTCAGCCATTCACTGAACATAGGTGGGGCGTTTAGTTGCACCGCCAAAATGAGCTACCAACAACATCCTTCTATGGGTTCTG GTAGTAGAACTGCCAGAAGAACTTTTGAGTTTGGGAGGACTTACGTGGTGAGGCCTAAAGGGAAACATCAAGCCACTATAGTCTGGTTACATGGTCTTGGTGACAACGGTTCAAG TTGGTCCCAGCTCCTGGAAGGCCTTCCTCTTCCAAAT ATTAAATGGATTTGTCCAACTGCTCCTACACGTCCTGTGGCACTTTTCGGTGGATTTCCTTGCACTGCAT GGTTTGATGTGGGTGAGATTTCAGAAAATAGTCCAGATGATTGGGAGGGTTTAGATGCCTCAGCAGCACATATTGCAAATTTACTGTCAACAGAGCCCACTGATG TTAAAGTTGGCATTGGAGGCTTCAGTATGGGTGCTGCAACAGCACTGTACTCTGCAACTTGTGCTGCACTGGGACGACATGGAAATGGCAGTATGTACCCTATCGACCTCAGAGCAGTGGTTGGACTAAGTGGCTGGCTTCCAGGTTCAAG GGGCTTAAGGAACAAAATAGAAGGATCACATGAGGCTGCAAGGCGTGCTGCATCCTTGCCCATTTTGCTTTGTCATGGAACAA ATGATGATGTAGCCCCCTATAACTATGGAGAGAAATCTGCCCACGTCTTAAATTCAGCTGGTTTTCGACATCTCACATTCAAACCATATGATGG GCTTGGGCATTACACAGTTCCTAAAGAAATGGATGAGGTTCGCAATTGGCTCACAGCAAAACTGAACCTTGAGGGATCACGCTCATAG
- the LOC110635905 gene encoding monothiol glutaredoxin-S15, mitochondrial: MARPLSNILLKGFAGLPAVRSSRTVFGSFNCNGMRYSSTTPSDPDSHEDFRPNNKLESSGISLKDIVEQDVKDNPVMIYMKGVPDLPQCGFSALAVRVLKQYNIPLSARDILEDPELKIAVKSFSNWPTFPQIFIKGEFIGGSDIIMNMHQSGELKEKLQDVAANQKSE; encoded by the exons ATGGCAAGGCCTTTGTCAAATATACTGTTGAAGGGCTTCGCAGGTCTCCCTGCAGTACGGTCTTCTAGAACT GTTTTTGGATCCTTTAATTGCAATGGAATGAGATATTCAAGTACTACACCCAGTGATCCTGACTCACATGAAGATTTTCGACCAAATAATAAACTTGAGAGTTCTGGAATATCTTTGAAAGATATTGTTGAACAG GATGTCAAGGACAACCCAGTGATGATTTACATGAAAGGGGTGCCTGATCTTCCTCAATGTGGATTCAGTGCCCTGGCAGTAAGAGTGCTGAAACAATACA ATATTCCCTTGAGTGCGAGAGATATTTTGGAGGATCCTGAGCTGAAAATTGCTGTAAAATCCTTCAG CAATTGGCCAACATTTCCCCAGATTTTCATCAAGGGAGAGTTTATTGGTGGATCAGATATAATTATGAATATGCACCAG AGTGGTGAACTGAAAGAAAAGCTCCAAGATGTTGCAGCCAATCAAAAGTCTGAATAG
- the LOC110635911 gene encoding uncharacterized protein LOC110635911 isoform X2, which yields MYWLSNFKYLKRSHLWSQLLEGLPLPNIKWICPTAPTRPVALFGGFPCTAWFDVGEISENSPDDWEGLDASAAHIANLLSTEPTDVKVGIGGFSMGAATALYSATCAALGRHGNGSMYPIDLRAVVGLSGWLPGSRGLRNKIEGSHEAARRAASLPILLCHGTNDDVAPYNYGEKSAHVLNSAGFRHLTFKPYDGLGHYTVPKEMDEVRNWLTAKLNLEGSRS from the exons ATGTATTGGTTGTCAAATTTCAAGTATCTCAAGAGATCCCATCT TTGGTCCCAGCTCCTGGAAGGCCTTCCTCTTCCAAAT ATTAAATGGATTTGTCCAACTGCTCCTACACGTCCTGTGGCACTTTTCGGTGGATTTCCTTGCACTGCAT GGTTTGATGTGGGTGAGATTTCAGAAAATAGTCCAGATGATTGGGAGGGTTTAGATGCCTCAGCAGCACATATTGCAAATTTACTGTCAACAGAGCCCACTGATG TTAAAGTTGGCATTGGAGGCTTCAGTATGGGTGCTGCAACAGCACTGTACTCTGCAACTTGTGCTGCACTGGGACGACATGGAAATGGCAGTATGTACCCTATCGACCTCAGAGCAGTGGTTGGACTAAGTGGCTGGCTTCCAGGTTCAAG GGGCTTAAGGAACAAAATAGAAGGATCACATGAGGCTGCAAGGCGTGCTGCATCCTTGCCCATTTTGCTTTGTCATGGAACAA ATGATGATGTAGCCCCCTATAACTATGGAGAGAAATCTGCCCACGTCTTAAATTCAGCTGGTTTTCGACATCTCACATTCAAACCATATGATGG GCTTGGGCATTACACAGTTCCTAAAGAAATGGATGAGGTTCGCAATTGGCTCACAGCAAAACTGAACCTTGAGGGATCACGCTCATAG